Proteins found in one Pseudoxanthomonas sp. SL93 genomic segment:
- the xth gene encoding exodeoxyribonuclease III, producing the protein MARTTLKLATFNLNGIGARLPHLLAWLAREKPDIVALQELKAVDDAFPVDALEKAGYGALWQGERSWNGVALLGRGMVPVESRRGLPGDPRDRQSRYLEAAIHGVLVAGIYLPNGNPQPGPKFDYKLQWMARLARHAQGLVDLPHPVAILGDFNVIPTDKDVYDAKAWKKDALMQPEVRRAYETLLGQGWTDALRTVFGAEPVYTFWDYFRQHAERDRGLRIDHVLLNPVLAKGLKGAGVDRWVRLQEKASDHAPTWASVRAP; encoded by the coding sequence ATGGCACGCACCACCCTCAAGCTCGCAACCTTCAACCTCAATGGCATCGGCGCCAGGCTGCCGCATCTGCTGGCATGGCTTGCGAGGGAAAAGCCCGACATCGTGGCCTTGCAGGAGCTCAAGGCCGTCGACGACGCCTTTCCCGTCGACGCACTGGAGAAAGCCGGATACGGGGCCCTCTGGCAAGGCGAGCGTTCCTGGAACGGCGTGGCCCTGCTGGGGCGCGGGATGGTGCCGGTGGAGTCGCGTCGCGGGTTGCCCGGTGACCCCAGGGATCGCCAGAGCAGATATCTCGAGGCCGCGATTCACGGCGTGCTGGTCGCCGGCATCTACCTGCCCAACGGCAATCCGCAGCCGGGCCCCAAGTTCGACTACAAGCTGCAATGGATGGCGCGACTGGCGCGGCATGCGCAAGGGCTGGTCGACCTGCCGCACCCCGTTGCCATCCTGGGAGACTTCAACGTCATCCCGACCGACAAGGATGTCTACGACGCCAAAGCGTGGAAGAAAGACGCGTTGATGCAGCCGGAGGTGCGCCGGGCGTACGAAACGCTTCTTGGCCAAGGATGGACCGACGCGCTGCGGACGGTCTTCGGCGCGGAGCCGGTGTACACGTTCTGGGATTATTTCCGGCAACACGCCGAGCGTGACCGCGGACTTCGGATCGACCACGTCCTGCTCAACCCGGTGCTGGCAAAGGGCCTGAAAGGCGCGGGGGTGGATCGCTGGGTACGGCTGCAGGAGAAGGCCAGTGACCATGCGCCGACCTGGGCAAGCGTAAGAGCGCCCTGA